In Bacillus toyonensis BCT-7112, a single window of DNA contains:
- a CDS encoding (2Fe-2S)-binding protein — protein sequence MTNKENLIVCRCEEITYGQLQSTIAEYKCSARELKLRTRAGMGFCGGRTCRMMLDRMIESANPDVTPNEIPLKYQPPIRAVTFGAVGDNK from the coding sequence ATGACGAATAAAGAGAACTTAATTGTTTGTCGTTGTGAAGAGATTACATACGGACAACTTCAATCGACAATTGCTGAATATAAATGCTCGGCAAGAGAATTAAAACTAAGAACACGTGCCGGTATGGGATTTTGCGGTGGCCGCACATGTAGAATGATGTTAGATCGAATGATTGAAAGTGCAAATCCTGACGTAACTCCTAATGAAATACCGTTAAAATATCAACCACCAATACGTGCTGTTACCTTTGGAGCGGTAGGTGATAATAAATGA
- a CDS encoding NAD(P)/FAD-dependent oxidoreductase, with translation MIDVIIIGAGPAGLSASISCARFGLNVLVIDEFMKPGGRLLGQLHQEPTGEWWNGIEEAKRLYEEAESLSVDIRCGVSVYNLDKDDSSWFVHTNIGMLEAPFVLIATGAAEYSIPLPGWTLPGVMSIGAAQVMTNVHRVQVGKKGIIIGANILSFAILNELQLAGIKVDHIVLPEKSELSQKAGEPEEVLNSLLNAAHLAPSAFLRIGSRFMKYDWIRKAGLTFYPNNGMKINGTPLHLRKAALEIIGTDQVEGVRVATIDSKGNIMNGSEKIYEADFVCIAGGLYPLAELAAVAGCPFHYIPELGGHVPLHSETMETSLPGLFVAGNITGIESGKIAMAQGSVAGYSIVKQANIKSNSVEQHLQQAIQHVHTVRHHAAIQFNPMIDAGRRKMNEIWRDYSTTYAHTKKSC, from the coding sequence ATGATCGATGTAATTATTATTGGTGCAGGGCCGGCAGGATTATCAGCTTCCATCTCTTGTGCACGTTTTGGACTTAACGTACTTGTTATTGATGAATTTATGAAACCTGGCGGGAGATTGTTAGGACAGTTACATCAAGAGCCTACTGGAGAATGGTGGAACGGAATTGAAGAAGCAAAACGTCTTTACGAAGAAGCCGAATCACTGTCAGTCGATATTCGGTGCGGTGTTTCCGTCTATAATTTAGATAAAGATGATAGTTCTTGGTTCGTACATACAAATATCGGTATGTTAGAAGCTCCGTTCGTATTAATTGCTACTGGCGCTGCGGAGTATTCTATCCCCCTTCCTGGCTGGACACTTCCAGGAGTTATGTCAATTGGAGCGGCTCAAGTTATGACAAATGTTCATCGCGTGCAAGTCGGAAAAAAAGGAATCATTATTGGTGCTAACATTTTATCATTCGCCATTTTAAATGAATTGCAATTAGCTGGAATTAAAGTGGATCATATCGTACTACCTGAAAAAAGTGAGTTAAGCCAAAAAGCGGGTGAACCAGAAGAAGTTTTGAACTCCCTTTTAAATGCAGCTCATCTCGCTCCTTCTGCTTTTTTGCGTATAGGTAGCCGTTTTATGAAATATGATTGGATTCGAAAAGCCGGATTAACCTTCTATCCAAATAACGGAATGAAAATAAACGGGACACCACTTCATCTTCGGAAAGCTGCACTTGAAATTATTGGAACAGATCAAGTTGAAGGTGTTCGTGTTGCTACTATTGATTCTAAAGGAAACATTATGAATGGATCAGAGAAGATATATGAGGCAGATTTCGTTTGTATCGCTGGAGGTTTATATCCGCTTGCTGAGCTTGCTGCTGTAGCTGGATGCCCTTTCCATTACATCCCAGAATTAGGTGGACACGTCCCTCTTCATTCCGAAACAATGGAAACCTCTCTTCCAGGTTTATTTGTAGCCGGAAATATTACTGGGATTGAAAGTGGGAAAATCGCGATGGCGCAAGGGAGTGTCGCTGGATATTCAATCGTAAAACAAGCTAATATAAAATCAAATTCAGTTGAACAACACTTACAACAAGCAATCCAACATGTTCACACCGTACGCCATCATGCTGCGATTCAGTTTAATCCAATGATTGATGCTGGTAGACGAAAGATGAATGAAATTTGGCGTGATTATTCCACCACATATGCACATACTAAAAAGAGCTGCTGA
- a CDS encoding YxcD family protein: METIKISEQELINALCVYIAEKRQVGPEEVLVELMYDDEYGFSAEVEVNGRQQILIQANLIEALRLLLDREYNVNSFAARLQLELDDEEGIYALAKFNNSDE, translated from the coding sequence ATGGAAACAATAAAAATTTCTGAGCAAGAGCTTATAAATGCGCTTTGCGTATATATCGCTGAAAAAAGACAAGTGGGTCCAGAAGAAGTATTAGTTGAACTAATGTATGATGATGAGTATGGTTTCTCTGCTGAAGTAGAGGTAAATGGTCGTCAACAAATTTTAATTCAAGCGAACTTAATCGAGGCACTACGCTTATTACTTGACAGAGAATACAATGTCAATTCATTCGCAGCAAGATTACAACTTGAATTAGATGATGAAGAAGGCATTTATGCATTAGCGAAATTTAATAACTCGGATGAGTAG
- a CDS encoding sigma-54 interaction domain-containing protein — translation MTFSFPTIKEFMKILSIDCTSSMKHINTVDGTFYYLPSTTEEYSCGYIYEDDSFTTLIDALSHALAVVIINKNEEPICCITAQQMIPFLYKSYTELQSFYNTVIQTTDSSVTVIDEKECVRTWTDGAEKIFSVNHNEIIGQPITRFFDYKDLEILQSLHDGKSIIAQFHQPRPDLFVLINSNPVYCNDEIIGAVVSETDVTNQVVLNEKLFNMSHEMHRLEQEVAKYKDTSDPFLAMNGKSPVIQRTIQLARKVCSVKSTVLILGESGVGKEVFAKAIHEASEAAKAPFISINCGAIPEALFESELFGYERGAFSGANSKGKKGKIELAQGGTLFLDEIGEMPLDMQVKLLRVLQERKYYRVGGEKEINIDFRIIAATNRDLQEEMRKGTFREDLYYRLNVVSLQIPPLRERREDIIELTYSFLNDFSINYNRPIRDLPSSIMHELLHYDWPGNIRELRNVVERLVVFATDGIIKQEYLPFHTNDTIDNHTSHSLLLSNNHTILSLQEEMVEHEKKVIERALHILKGNKLECAKKLGVTRATLYNRLKKLGLQ, via the coding sequence ATGACATTTTCATTTCCAACAATCAAAGAGTTTATGAAAATTTTGTCTATCGATTGTACAAGTAGCATGAAACACATTAACACAGTAGATGGGACATTTTATTACCTCCCTTCTACTACAGAAGAATATAGTTGCGGCTATATATATGAGGACGACTCGTTCACTACTTTAATTGATGCACTTTCACATGCATTAGCCGTTGTCATCATTAACAAAAACGAAGAGCCAATATGTTGTATAACGGCTCAGCAAATGATTCCGTTTCTTTATAAGTCTTACACTGAGCTACAATCTTTTTATAACACTGTAATTCAAACGACTGATTCTTCTGTTACAGTCATTGATGAAAAAGAATGTGTCCGTACGTGGACAGATGGTGCTGAAAAAATCTTTTCGGTTAATCATAATGAAATTATTGGACAACCAATTACTCGTTTTTTTGATTATAAAGACTTGGAAATCTTGCAATCATTGCATGACGGAAAAAGTATAATCGCTCAATTCCATCAGCCTCGTCCTGATTTGTTCGTATTAATAAATTCAAACCCCGTTTACTGTAACGATGAAATTATAGGAGCAGTCGTTTCAGAAACAGATGTGACAAATCAAGTTGTATTGAATGAAAAACTATTTAATATGTCACATGAAATGCACCGATTAGAGCAAGAAGTAGCAAAATATAAAGATACATCCGATCCTTTCCTCGCGATGAATGGAAAAAGCCCTGTTATACAAAGGACTATTCAATTAGCTAGAAAGGTCTGTTCAGTGAAATCAACCGTTTTAATACTCGGCGAAAGCGGTGTCGGAAAAGAAGTATTTGCGAAAGCAATACATGAAGCAAGTGAGGCAGCAAAGGCGCCTTTCATTTCAATTAACTGCGGCGCAATTCCAGAAGCTTTATTTGAAAGTGAATTATTCGGATATGAACGTGGGGCGTTTTCTGGAGCGAATAGTAAAGGAAAAAAAGGTAAAATAGAGCTCGCTCAAGGTGGTACTTTGTTCCTTGATGAAATAGGTGAAATGCCTCTCGATATGCAAGTGAAACTTTTACGTGTATTGCAAGAAAGAAAGTATTATCGAGTTGGTGGAGAGAAAGAAATAAATATTGATTTCCGTATTATCGCTGCTACAAATCGTGATTTACAAGAAGAAATGCGAAAAGGAACTTTCCGAGAAGATTTATACTATCGTTTAAATGTAGTTAGCTTACAGATTCCACCGCTGCGAGAAAGACGAGAAGATATTATTGAATTAACATACTCTTTCTTAAACGATTTTTCGATTAACTATAACAGACCTATTCGTGACTTACCTTCAAGCATTATGCATGAACTACTTCATTACGATTGGCCTGGTAATATTCGTGAACTTCGAAATGTAGTTGAGAGACTCGTCGTATTTGCGACAGACGGTATTATAAAACAAGAATATTTACCATTTCATACAAATGATACTATAGACAATCATACGTCTCATTCCCTATTACTCAGCAATAATCATACGATTCTTTCTTTACAAGAAGAGATGGTTGAGCATGAGAAAAAAGTAATTGAAAGAGCTTTACACATTTTAAAGGGGAATAAATTAGAATGTGCGAAAAAACTTGGGGTAACGCGAGCCACTTTATATAATCGTTTAAAAAAACTTGGGTTACAATAA
- a CDS encoding proline racemase family protein — protein MRSQKVFTTIDTHTGGNPTRTLISGLPKLIGETMAEKMLHMKKEYDWIRKLLMNEPRGHDVMSGALLTDPCHPEADIGVIYIETGGYLPMCGHDTIGVCTALIESGLIPIVEPITSLKLDTPAGLVEVDITVQNGKAKEVSFCNIPAFLLKNITVQVEGIGTVEADIAYGGNFYAIIDAKSVGLELVPENASIIIDKAIHIRNSINEKFEIIHPEYSFIKGLTHVEFYTDPTHKSAHVKNTVVVPPGGIDRSPCGTGTSAKLAVLYAHKKIDIDEEFVHESIVGSLFKGCVMNTTYVENIEAVVTKITGSAWLMGMHRFFYNEKDSLKEGFLLIPPMEHETEDVK, from the coding sequence ATGAGGTCACAAAAAGTCTTTACGACGATTGATACACATACGGGCGGGAATCCAACGAGGACATTAATTAGCGGCCTTCCTAAGCTAATTGGAGAGACGATGGCAGAGAAGATGTTACATATGAAAAAGGAATATGACTGGATTCGCAAATTGTTAATGAATGAGCCGCGTGGTCATGATGTAATGTCTGGAGCATTGTTAACAGATCCATGTCATCCTGAAGCTGATATAGGCGTTATATACATAGAGACAGGTGGATATTTACCGATGTGTGGTCACGATACAATTGGTGTGTGTACAGCTTTAATTGAATCAGGTTTAATTCCAATAGTTGAACCGATTACTTCTTTAAAGCTTGATACACCAGCCGGCTTAGTTGAAGTGGATATTACTGTTCAAAATGGAAAGGCGAAAGAAGTTTCATTCTGTAACATACCAGCTTTTTTACTGAAAAATATTACTGTACAAGTCGAAGGAATTGGAACTGTAGAGGCTGATATTGCGTATGGAGGAAATTTTTATGCCATTATCGATGCGAAGTCAGTTGGTTTAGAGTTAGTACCAGAAAATGCATCCATAATTATTGATAAGGCGATTCATATTCGAAACTCAATAAATGAGAAGTTTGAAATTATTCATCCAGAGTATTCGTTTATAAAAGGATTAACACATGTTGAATTTTATACAGATCCTACTCATAAAAGTGCGCATGTGAAAAATACAGTTGTTGTTCCGCCAGGAGGAATTGATCGATCTCCATGTGGTACAGGAACATCAGCGAAGTTAGCTGTATTATACGCTCATAAAAAAATCGACATCGATGAAGAATTTGTTCATGAGAGTATTGTAGGTTCACTATTTAAAGGGTGTGTCATGAATACAACATATGTAGAAAATATTGAAGCGGTAGTAACAAAGATTACCGGCTCAGCTTGGCTTATGGGGATGCATAGATTTTTCTACAATGAAAAGGATTCACTGAAAGAAGGCTTTTTGCTAATTCCGCCGATGGAACATGAAACGGAGGATGTAAAATGA
- a CDS encoding DUF1836 domain-containing protein, whose protein sequence is METFHLTRNEMATLLLSLRGWNTKKPLGILQEAWAKSHKKDIESGQSVTAFITTALSPIFEKLIKIDDTDVGFSLNEIVALGNQIENTSFSVTAMQNWVKRDIKEMIGSPQKGKKYSIEQAALLFIVEDLKTALDFESIRKLLRLIVNDPADRSDDLINPVHLYVAYSSLFEELNQGNCLQLNATDTVHTIENIVKEKADKIASKFDQINNEQREAIRNAIIIATLSVHTAYVQMLAKRYVTATLFLQNLDVKQ, encoded by the coding sequence ATGGAAACATTTCATCTCACACGAAACGAAATGGCTACCCTTCTTCTATCACTAAGAGGATGGAATACGAAAAAGCCTCTCGGTATTTTACAAGAAGCTTGGGCAAAGTCACATAAAAAAGATATTGAAAGCGGACAAAGCGTTACAGCTTTTATTACTACCGCACTTTCACCTATTTTTGAAAAGCTGATTAAAATTGACGATACTGATGTCGGTTTTTCTTTAAATGAAATAGTTGCGCTTGGCAATCAGATTGAAAACACAAGTTTCTCTGTAACTGCTATGCAAAACTGGGTGAAACGAGATATAAAAGAAATGATTGGCTCTCCTCAAAAAGGGAAAAAATATTCAATTGAACAAGCAGCCTTACTATTTATTGTCGAAGATTTAAAAACAGCACTTGATTTTGAATCCATTCGTAAGCTATTACGCCTTATTGTAAATGACCCAGCCGATCGAAGTGATGATTTAATCAATCCTGTTCATTTATATGTAGCATACTCTTCTCTATTTGAAGAACTCAATCAAGGGAATTGCTTACAATTAAATGCAACAGATACCGTTCATACAATTGAAAATATCGTAAAAGAAAAAGCTGATAAAATCGCAAGCAAGTTCGATCAAATTAATAACGAACAACGCGAAGCAATTCGTAACGCTATTATTATTGCGACCCTTTCTGTACATACCGCATATGTACAAATGTTAGCGAAACGTTACGTAACAGCAACGTTATTTTTACAAAACTTAGATGTGAAACAGTAA
- a CDS encoding NAD(P)/FAD-dependent oxidoreductase: MRHCDVLIIGGGIIGCSIAYYTSKYGRDVTIIEKGEFVSGTSSRCDGNILAIDKDPGFDSQMSLVSQKLVTDLSEELEHSFEYRAPGSILVCESDEEMEAAQQWVNRQKDAGLPFRMLDRQDIREESPFFADDLLGGLECATDSTVNPYLLAFSLLAESKKMGAKAINHTEVKEMKRDIDGSFIVETTNGTFTAKQIVNAAGVWAPKIGQMLDVNIPIEPRKGHIIVASRQQHVGCRKVMEFGYLISKFGGKRKVDALTEKYGVALVFEPTESQNFLIGSSREFVGFHTRINNEVIKCIANRAIRFYPKMADMMVIRSYAGLRPWTEDHLPIISRVDHIPNYYIAAGHEGDGISLAAVTGKVIEELLNEKETIIPIEPLRLSRFTERVLNG; encoded by the coding sequence GTGAGGCACTGTGACGTTTTAATAATAGGTGGTGGAATTATAGGATGTTCTATTGCATATTACACTTCAAAATACGGAAGAGACGTAACAATCATTGAAAAAGGTGAGTTTGTCAGTGGGACGTCTTCACGATGTGACGGAAACATTTTGGCGATTGATAAAGACCCAGGGTTTGATAGTCAAATGTCATTAGTAAGTCAAAAATTAGTAACAGATTTAAGTGAGGAGTTGGAGCACTCATTTGAATATAGGGCGCCAGGAAGTATTCTAGTCTGTGAATCAGACGAAGAGATGGAGGCAGCGCAGCAATGGGTGAATCGTCAAAAAGATGCTGGGTTACCGTTTCGAATGCTTGATAGGCAAGACATAAGAGAGGAATCACCATTTTTTGCGGATGATTTATTGGGTGGTTTAGAATGCGCAACTGATTCTACTGTAAATCCATATCTCCTTGCATTTTCACTTCTAGCAGAGTCGAAAAAAATGGGTGCGAAAGCGATTAATCATACAGAAGTAAAAGAAATGAAAAGAGATATAGACGGCTCCTTTATTGTAGAAACGACAAATGGGACGTTTACTGCGAAGCAAATTGTGAACGCAGCCGGTGTGTGGGCTCCTAAAATCGGGCAGATGTTAGATGTAAATATTCCAATCGAACCGAGAAAAGGGCATATTATTGTAGCCTCAAGGCAACAACATGTAGGTTGCCGTAAAGTAATGGAATTTGGTTATTTAATTTCTAAATTTGGCGGAAAACGAAAAGTGGATGCTTTAACTGAAAAATACGGGGTAGCTCTTGTATTTGAACCGACAGAAAGCCAAAATTTTTTAATTGGTAGTAGTCGAGAGTTTGTAGGATTTCATACGAGAATTAACAACGAGGTTATTAAATGCATTGCGAACAGAGCAATTCGTTTTTATCCGAAAATGGCAGATATGATGGTGATTCGTTCATATGCCGGCTTACGTCCGTGGACAGAAGATCATTTGCCAATTATTTCACGAGTGGATCATATTCCAAATTATTATATTGCAGCTGGACATGAAGGTGATGGAATTAGTCTTGCGGCAGTTACTGGGAAAGTGATTGAAGAGTTATTAAATGAAAAAGAAACAATTATTCCTATTGAACCACTTCGTTTGAGTCGTTTTACAGAAAGGGTGTTAAACGGATGA
- a CDS encoding (2Fe-2S)-binding protein, which produces MSRITHHPILGSLHNSQRITFQFNGQQYEAYGHETIAAALLANGIRTLRVHEDSGNPRGIYCNIGHCSECRVTVNNQTNVRACLTVVENDMIVESGKQHPNIVREMVKKR; this is translated from the coding sequence ATGAGTAGAATTACACATCACCCTATTTTAGGTAGTTTACATAATAGTCAGCGCATCACTTTTCAATTTAACGGGCAACAATATGAAGCATATGGGCATGAAACAATTGCTGCTGCCCTGCTAGCAAATGGAATACGAACGCTACGCGTACATGAAGATAGCGGGAACCCGCGAGGTATTTATTGTAATATCGGTCATTGTTCAGAATGCCGTGTGACAGTAAATAATCAAACGAATGTACGCGCATGCTTAACAGTTGTAGAAAACGATATGATTGTTGAAAGCGGAAAACAGCATCCAAATATCGTGAGAGAGATGGTGAAAAAGCGATGA
- a CDS encoding proline racemase family protein, with translation MNIQKMYTAVDVHVAGEAFRVIKDVPCKYYYSLEHLNEQFSGELAEEMQLLLNEPRGFIGLNGCIVVPSIHKEVDAAVLFFNHEGTIPLHYGGIVAVITMLLESGYLKKKESNQYKIETLSGIFSVHAYVVDDEVISVSFESKLCYMVEKDLKIGNIRYSLIQADKVYAIVEKDTYPPKICIENISELKKWGEATLQAIQKQSLIKRLILVDSSQTEEKHIKSITFHEDNFIVRSPGFVSTIVSYVHALFNNEYITDKPFKNESIFNSFITVEKVKKEELGYIFRFESRGFITGMQTFLLDPTDPFPTGFLLK, from the coding sequence ATGAACATTCAAAAAATGTATACAGCAGTAGATGTGCACGTAGCTGGCGAAGCGTTTCGTGTAATAAAGGACGTACCATGCAAATACTACTACAGTTTAGAACATTTAAATGAACAATTTTCAGGCGAATTAGCAGAAGAAATGCAGCTTTTATTAAATGAACCACGTGGTTTTATTGGGTTAAATGGATGTATTGTCGTTCCTTCTATTCATAAGGAAGTTGATGCAGCTGTGTTATTTTTTAATCATGAAGGAACCATTCCTCTTCATTATGGAGGTATTGTCGCAGTAATAACGATGTTACTAGAAAGTGGATATTTAAAAAAGAAAGAGTCTAATCAATACAAAATTGAAACGCTATCTGGAATATTTTCAGTTCATGCCTATGTAGTGGATGATGAAGTGATATCGGTGTCGTTTGAAAGTAAACTATGTTATATGGTTGAGAAAGATTTGAAGATTGGTAATATACGTTACTCTCTTATACAGGCTGATAAAGTATATGCAATTGTAGAAAAGGATACGTATCCACCAAAAATTTGTATTGAAAATATCTCTGAATTAAAGAAATGGGGAGAAGCTACACTTCAAGCGATACAAAAACAGTCGCTTATAAAAAGACTTATTTTAGTAGATTCTTCGCAAACAGAAGAGAAACATATAAAGTCGATTACATTTCATGAAGATAACTTTATTGTCCGTTCTCCGGGCTTTGTTTCTACTATTGTGTCCTATGTACATGCGTTATTTAATAATGAGTATATAACGGATAAACCTTTTAAAAATGAAAGCATATTTAATAGCTTTATAACAGTAGAAAAAGTGAAGAAAGAAGAACTAGGATATATTTTCCGTTTTGAGAGTAGAGGTTTTATTACAGGGATGCAGACGTTTCTATTAGACCCTACTGATCCATTTCCAACAGGTTTTTTATTAAAATAA
- the dapA gene encoding 4-hydroxy-tetrahydrodipicolinate synthase codes for MQKIKGAFPVLITPMDEFQEIDWKGVKQNVNYFIEQKVAGIIINGSTGEFVSLSKEERFNMVETVLKEVDGRIPVIVGTAAETTKETIEYTKHAEAHGADCALIINSYYCKPKEEEIYFHFKEISHAVNIPIMLYNNPFTSGVDMSTELMLRIGKECENVTHIKESSGDIRKARDLVRQGEGAFQVFCGSEDLVMESYLVGASGWVSVAGNIVPGLVTKMYEHFQNGELEKAWEINDAILPLCEFLEGSGKYVQIVKRSMELHGQVGGPSRYPRLGLTEVEDQKLQTILSEIAAHAAV; via the coding sequence ATGCAAAAAATTAAAGGAGCATTTCCAGTATTAATAACACCAATGGATGAATTTCAAGAGATTGATTGGAAAGGTGTAAAACAAAACGTAAACTACTTTATTGAGCAAAAGGTAGCTGGAATTATTATTAATGGAAGTACAGGGGAGTTTGTTAGTTTATCAAAAGAAGAACGATTTAACATGGTAGAAACAGTATTAAAAGAAGTCGATGGCCGTATTCCAGTCATTGTTGGAACTGCAGCAGAAACGACGAAAGAAACGATTGAATATACGAAACATGCAGAAGCACACGGAGCGGATTGCGCATTAATTATAAACTCTTACTATTGTAAACCAAAGGAAGAGGAAATTTATTTTCATTTTAAAGAAATCTCACACGCTGTAAATATACCAATTATGTTATACAATAATCCATTTACTTCTGGTGTTGATATGAGTACAGAGCTAATGCTTCGAATTGGAAAAGAGTGTGAAAATGTTACACATATTAAAGAGTCTAGTGGAGATATTCGTAAAGCAAGAGATTTAGTAAGACAAGGCGAAGGTGCTTTTCAAGTTTTCTGCGGATCTGAAGATTTAGTTATGGAGTCTTATTTAGTTGGTGCCTCGGGATGGGTTTCAGTTGCAGGAAATATCGTACCAGGACTCGTTACGAAAATGTATGAGCATTTTCAAAATGGTGAATTAGAAAAAGCATGGGAGATAAACGATGCGATTTTACCGCTTTGTGAATTTCTTGAAGGATCAGGGAAATATGTACAAATTGTTAAACGGTCAATGGAATTACACGGGCAAGTTGGAGGACCTTCTCGTTATCCGAGATTAGGATTAACTGAAGTAGAAGATCAAAAGCTTCAAACGATATTATCCGAAATCGCAGCTCATGCAGCTGTTTAA